From one Fodinicurvata sp. EGI_FJ10296 genomic stretch:
- a CDS encoding FAD-binding oxidoreductase, giving the protein MTGVRNAGTGSHGGKQHVVVIGAGLVGVACALWLQRAGMGVTLVDRAEPGSGASFGNAGTFATYASAPVGTPKVIRGLPGMLFDPAGPLSIRWRYLPKLAGWLARFARHSTRAEVERISRALHLLLDRAHEGYAPLLRDIDSASLVRSKGCLYLFGTDAEFDAAAADLALKARRGVAVEVLGRDAVRQMEPAIAPVYAKAVYFPDATHTIDPGALTLDLADLFRRQGGRILCDSVERIEVVDGRATGAVTAGGDIRGDQFVLAAGAWSKTLAATLGDRVPLDTERGYHVMIPRRDVVARPVAWSRGGFYLTPMVEGLRVAGTVELAGLKRPPDPRRLRRLVAGARHLVPDLPEPVSEWMGFRPSMPDSLPVVGRSPTVANAIHAFGHGHLGLTLAGITGRIVADLAAGRAADPDIGAFAPDRFRRFRLG; this is encoded by the coding sequence GTGACGGGGGTGCGGAACGCTGGCACCGGTTCGCACGGTGGCAAGCAACATGTCGTTGTCATCGGCGCCGGGCTGGTCGGCGTGGCCTGCGCCCTCTGGCTGCAGCGGGCGGGTATGGGCGTGACCCTTGTCGATCGCGCCGAGCCGGGGTCGGGCGCCTCATTCGGCAATGCCGGTACCTTCGCGACCTATGCCAGCGCGCCGGTCGGAACGCCGAAGGTTATCCGGGGCCTTCCCGGCATGCTGTTCGACCCGGCCGGTCCGCTGTCGATCCGCTGGCGCTATCTGCCGAAACTGGCGGGCTGGTTGGCCCGGTTCGCCCGACATTCCACCCGGGCCGAGGTCGAGCGTATTTCGCGGGCGCTTCATCTGTTGCTCGACCGCGCGCACGAGGGCTACGCGCCGCTGCTTCGCGATATCGACAGCGCCAGTCTCGTGCGCAGCAAGGGATGCCTCTATCTGTTCGGTACCGACGCTGAATTCGATGCAGCGGCGGCCGATCTGGCGCTGAAGGCCCGGCGCGGCGTTGCGGTGGAGGTGCTGGGCCGCGACGCGGTTCGGCAAATGGAACCGGCCATTGCGCCGGTTTACGCGAAAGCCGTCTATTTTCCCGATGCCACACATACGATCGATCCGGGGGCGCTGACGCTCGATCTGGCCGACCTGTTCCGGCGTCAGGGCGGGCGGATCCTGTGCGACAGCGTCGAGCGGATCGAGGTCGTCGATGGCCGGGCAACCGGTGCCGTGACCGCTGGCGGCGATATCCGCGGCGACCAGTTCGTTCTTGCCGCCGGTGCGTGGTCCAAGACATTGGCGGCGACGCTGGGCGATCGCGTTCCGCTCGACACCGAACGGGGCTACCACGTCATGATACCCCGCCGGGATGTGGTCGCGCGCCCCGTTGCGTGGTCGCGCGGCGGATTCTATCTGACGCCGATGGTCGAGGGGCTGCGTGTCGCCGGGACTGTCGAACTGGCGGGACTGAAGCGGCCGCCAGACCCGCGACGGCTGCGCAGGCTGGTCGCAGGTGCGCGCCACCTGGTGCCCGACCTGCCCGAACCGGTATCGGAATGGATGGGGTTCCGGCCGTCCATGCCGGACTCGCTGCCGGTTGTCGGGCGGTCGCCGACGGTCGCCAACGCCATCCACGCCTTCGGTCACGGTCATCTGGGGCTGACGCTTGCCGGAATTACCGGCCGCATCGTCGCCGACCTCGCCGCCGGGCGCGCAGCCGATCCGGACATCGGCGCGTTCGCGCCCGACCGCTTCAGGCGGTTCCGGTTGGGCTGA
- a CDS encoding L,D-transpeptidase family protein: protein MLRRREFVVGAGALAVASAAGIRRSAAIAAEMAEPERGSDIIGTPRIHVARHEDTLVTIARENDVGFVELRLANPGVDVWLPGEGTRISLPTQRILPNAPREGIVLNLSEMRFYYYNPETSQVRTHPIGIGREGRGTPTGTTRIVRRQHLPTWYPPASIRAERPELAGAVPPGPDNPLGEHALYFDWPAYLMHGTNTPEGVGRRVSAGCIRMYPEDIETVFEIVPINTLVTIVDQEVKLGWHEGELYLEVNPSQDQADEIEMQGDFTRRLPENLVARVMDEAGDRRNDVALDDVRRIGMFRPGYPIRIT, encoded by the coding sequence ATGTTAAGGCGGAGAGAATTTGTCGTTGGCGCCGGTGCGCTTGCCGTGGCGTCGGCGGCGGGAATCCGCCGGTCGGCTGCGATCGCGGCGGAAATGGCCGAGCCGGAACGGGGTTCCGACATCATCGGTACTCCCCGAATCCACGTCGCGCGGCACGAGGATACCCTCGTTACGATCGCGCGCGAAAACGATGTCGGCTTTGTCGAGCTTCGGCTGGCCAATCCTGGTGTGGATGTCTGGCTTCCCGGCGAGGGCACCCGGATTTCGCTGCCGACGCAGCGCATCCTTCCGAACGCTCCGCGAGAAGGCATTGTGCTCAATCTCAGCGAGATGCGCTTCTACTATTACAATCCCGAGACGTCCCAGGTGCGCACGCATCCGATCGGAATCGGGCGCGAGGGGCGCGGAACGCCAACCGGCACGACGCGGATCGTGCGGCGCCAGCATTTGCCGACATGGTACCCGCCGGCCTCGATCAGGGCCGAACGGCCGGAACTTGCGGGTGCTGTCCCGCCAGGCCCGGACAATCCGCTGGGCGAACACGCCCTTTACTTCGACTGGCCTGCCTATCTGATGCATGGGACCAACACGCCGGAGGGTGTCGGCCGTCGCGTGAGCGCCGGCTGTATCCGGATGTACCCGGAGGACATTGAGACGGTTTTCGAGATTGTGCCCATCAACACCCTGGTCACGATCGTCGACCAGGAGGTCAAACTCGGCTGGCATGAAGGGGAATTGTACCTGGAAGTCAATCCGAGCCAGGATCAGGCCGACGAAATCGAAATGCAGGGCGACTTCACGCGACGGCTGCCGGAAAACCTTGTCGCCCGCGTCATGGACGAAGCCGGCGACCGGCGCAACGACGTTGCCCTCGACGATGTTCGTCGTATCGGCATGTTCCGCCCCGGGTATCCGATCCGGATCACGTGA
- a CDS encoding sulfite exporter TauE/SafE family protein has product MENIVLAIMAANAVSFFGGFSKGLTGFGAPLVMVPLFSLWLPLTMAVPITILLSLVATVPMLRVVRQRIMPRRDLFVAACFALGASFGVHLLVTLPESALRAALGTVLVIFVSYMFLRTPVTTVSPAWTRREGAVLGSAAAVQGVLSGALGGGALPMVPYLAIRYERSDSRAIFVVVFTIGTVVQTAGYAYSGLIDAALLAIVGGAVPGMLFGLVLGAWMHPRVDARLFGRMIAVLLLFPALNMIGIL; this is encoded by the coding sequence ATGGAAAATATCGTTCTGGCGATCATGGCCGCGAATGCCGTGAGCTTTTTCGGCGGATTCTCGAAAGGGCTTACCGGATTCGGCGCGCCGTTGGTGATGGTGCCTCTGTTCAGTCTCTGGCTGCCGCTTACCATGGCAGTGCCGATCACGATCCTGTTGAGCCTGGTGGCGACGGTGCCGATGCTGCGCGTGGTCCGCCAGCGGATCATGCCGCGCCGGGACCTTTTCGTCGCCGCGTGCTTTGCGCTCGGGGCATCGTTTGGCGTCCATCTGCTCGTGACCCTGCCGGAATCGGCGCTTCGGGCGGCACTGGGCACGGTTCTGGTGATCTTCGTGTCGTACATGTTCTTGCGGACGCCGGTAACGACCGTATCGCCCGCCTGGACGCGGCGCGAGGGCGCCGTGCTCGGCTCCGCCGCGGCCGTGCAGGGTGTCCTGTCCGGCGCTCTGGGCGGTGGCGCGCTGCCGATGGTGCCGTATCTTGCAATTCGATACGAGCGATCGGATTCGCGGGCCATCTTCGTGGTCGTGTTCACGATCGGGACCGTGGTTCAGACGGCGGGATACGCGTATTCGGGATTAATCGACGCGGCGTTGCTGGCGATCGTGGGCGGTGCGGTTCCCGGCATGCTGTTCGGCCTCGTGCTTGGCGCCTGGATGCATCCGCGTGTCGACGCCCGGCTGTTCGGCCGCATGATCGCGGTGCTGTTGCTATTCCCGGCACTGAACATGATCGGCATCCTTTGA
- a CDS encoding carbon-nitrogen hydrolase family protein produces the protein MKISIVQQPPIYLDLERSMTRAVELVQESAAKGCGMVVFPETWLPGYPTFVWRLPPGAGMGKTDELFALSQANSVDLTRNGLRPLQEVASECAVVVVIGYQEIDGSVSGSTLFNSCAIIDADGRLVNNHRKLMPTNPERMVWGFGDGSGLNVVDTAVGRVGTLICWENYMPLARYALYAQNIDIYVAPTWDSGDTWLATMQHIAREGGCWVVGCATALEASDIPDSVPYRNELFPNKDEWINAGDAVVYKPFGGAIAGPMHQEKGLLIAEIDVSAARASRRKFDASGHYARPDVFSLTVNRKKQRPVQFEI, from the coding sequence ATGAAGATCTCGATCGTACAACAACCACCGATCTACCTCGACCTCGAAAGATCCATGACTCGCGCGGTCGAACTTGTGCAGGAGTCCGCCGCCAAGGGCTGCGGCATGGTGGTTTTTCCCGAAACCTGGCTTCCTGGTTACCCCACCTTCGTCTGGCGGCTTCCGCCTGGGGCTGGCATGGGCAAGACGGATGAGCTTTTCGCCCTTTCGCAAGCCAACTCGGTGGATTTGACCAGAAATGGACTGAGGCCGCTTCAGGAAGTGGCAAGCGAGTGCGCTGTCGTGGTGGTGATCGGGTACCAGGAGATCGACGGCTCCGTCAGTGGCAGCACGTTGTTCAACAGTTGCGCGATAATCGATGCGGATGGCAGGCTGGTCAACAATCACCGTAAGCTCATGCCCACAAACCCGGAACGGATGGTCTGGGGTTTCGGCGACGGCTCAGGCTTGAACGTGGTTGACACCGCCGTCGGCCGTGTCGGGACCTTGATCTGCTGGGAAAACTACATGCCGCTGGCGCGCTATGCGCTCTATGCCCAGAACATTGATATCTATGTTGCCCCGACATGGGACAGCGGCGATACATGGCTCGCGACAATGCAGCATATAGCGCGCGAGGGCGGATGTTGGGTGGTCGGCTGCGCGACGGCGCTGGAAGCATCCGATATTCCCGACAGCGTGCCGTATCGCAACGAGCTTTTCCCGAACAAGGACGAATGGATTAACGCGGGCGACGCTGTCGTCTACAAGCCCTTTGGTGGAGCCATCGCCGGCCCGATGCATCAGGAAAAGGGCCTCCTGATAGCCGAGATCGACGTCTCGGCCGCGCGGGCCTCTCGCCGAAAATTCGATGCCAGCGGACATTATGCTCGACCCGACGTTTTCTCTCTCACCGTGAACAGGAAGAAACAGCGGCCAGTGCAGTTCGAAATTTAG
- a CDS encoding pyridoxal-dependent decarboxylase — protein MNAFVNEAKAKTAGEETLDPADWEQLRVLARRITDDAVDYTRDIRERPLWRDMPPEVRARFRSPLPREGRPLAEVYDDLVTHMLPYPMGNIHPRFWMWYMGASNFTGALGDFLAAILGSNLGGGDHAAAEIDQQVVAWMKEIMGYPATASGTLVSGGSMANLIGLTVARNRMSGIDMRDLGIGALKAPLRFYSSDQVHSCHRIALETMGLGNRALCRVPSDAACRMDIPALRKFIARDRAAGLQPACVIATAGTVNTGAIDDLEAIADFCADEGLWLHVDGCIGALLAIAPEGKALVRGIARADSIALDPHKWLHAPFEVGCALVRDADAHFGAFTVTPEYLENAPRGIASGAWLHDFGLQTSRGFRALKVWMALEEQGAAKFGRLIDQDLAHARHLSERITATPDLRLCFPTTINIVCFRYDPGGLSEPELKRLNTEIMVRMQEAGVAAVSDTTVQGRHCLRAALNNHRTTRADLDILIDEVARQGAALIGDAVSGSH, from the coding sequence ATGAACGCATTCGTTAATGAAGCGAAGGCGAAGACTGCCGGGGAAGAGACCCTCGACCCGGCGGATTGGGAACAGCTCCGCGTCCTTGCCCGTCGGATCACGGACGATGCGGTCGACTACACCCGTGACATTCGCGAACGCCCCCTCTGGCGGGACATGCCGCCCGAGGTGCGCGCCCGGTTCCGCAGTCCGTTGCCGCGAGAGGGCCGCCCGCTGGCGGAGGTCTATGACGATCTCGTTACCCACATGTTGCCTTACCCGATGGGCAACATCCATCCGCGCTTCTGGATGTGGTACATGGGGGCGAGCAATTTCACCGGTGCGCTGGGGGACTTTCTTGCCGCCATTCTGGGCTCGAATCTCGGCGGCGGCGATCATGCCGCGGCCGAGATTGACCAGCAGGTCGTCGCCTGGATGAAGGAAATCATGGGCTACCCGGCGACGGCCAGCGGCACGCTGGTCTCGGGTGGGTCGATGGCAAATCTGATCGGCCTGACCGTCGCGCGCAACCGGATGTCAGGCATCGACATGCGCGACCTGGGAATCGGTGCCCTGAAGGCGCCCCTGCGATTCTACAGCTCGGACCAGGTCCATTCGTGCCACCGGATCGCACTGGAAACCATGGGACTGGGCAACCGGGCCCTCTGCCGCGTGCCGTCCGACGCAGCCTGCAGGATGGACATCCCGGCCCTGCGCAAATTCATCGCCCGTGACCGGGCGGCAGGGCTCCAGCCAGCCTGTGTGATCGCGACCGCCGGCACGGTCAATACCGGCGCCATCGACGATCTGGAAGCGATCGCCGATTTCTGCGCCGACGAAGGGCTGTGGCTGCATGTGGATGGCTGCATCGGTGCATTGCTGGCCATCGCGCCCGAAGGAAAGGCGCTGGTGCGCGGGATCGCGCGCGCCGATTCCATCGCGCTGGACCCGCACAAATGGCTGCACGCTCCTTTTGAGGTTGGCTGTGCACTGGTCCGGGACGCCGACGCCCATTTCGGCGCATTCACCGTAACGCCGGAATATCTTGAAAACGCACCGCGCGGCATCGCTTCAGGGGCCTGGCTGCACGACTTCGGTCTTCAGACGTCGCGTGGCTTCCGTGCGCTCAAGGTCTGGATGGCGCTTGAGGAGCAGGGTGCCGCCAAATTCGGCCGTCTGATCGATCAGGACCTTGCTCACGCCCGTCATCTGTCGGAACGGATAACAGCCACCCCCGATCTGAGGCTGTGCTTTCCGACCACGATCAACATCGTCTGCTTTCGTTATGATCCGGGCGGGTTGTCCGAGCCTGAGCTCAAGAGACTGAACACCGAGATCATGGTGCGTATGCAGGAAGCCGGCGTCGCCGCGGTGTCAGACACGACAGTGCAGGGCCGCCATTGCCTGCGCGCCGCACTCAACAATCATCGGACGACGCGCGCGGACCTGGATATCCTGATTGACGAGGTTGCACGCCAGGGCGCGGCGCTGATCGGTGACGCCGTTTCTGGCAGTCACTGA
- a CDS encoding pyridoxal-phosphate dependent enzyme, which translates to MDDMTMRTTRGRGRLFASVLETVGDTPAIRINSLAPASVDFYVKAEAFNPAGSVKDRLALSIIEEAERDGTLSPGQTVVEATSGNTGIGLAMVCAAKGYPLVVTMADSFSVERRKLMRMMGAKVVLTPRAEKGFGMYRKAVELAEAHGWFLARQFETEANARIHENTTAREILADFKGERLDYWVTGYGTGGTVTGVGRVLRRERPETRIVLSEPANAQLLGSGHTQARNPDRSPAESHPAFEPHPIQGWTPDFIPDVLQEAVDDALYDELIPVAGADGIAWAQKLARREGILTGISGGATFAVAMQIAERAEPGSVILCMLPDTGERYMSTPLFEAIAGEMTDEESALSRSTPGFQMAAE; encoded by the coding sequence ATGGACGACATGACGATGCGCACAACAAGAGGACGTGGCAGGCTTTTCGCCAGCGTCCTGGAAACCGTGGGAGACACGCCCGCGATTCGGATCAACTCACTCGCGCCGGCCAGTGTGGATTTCTATGTCAAGGCCGAGGCCTTCAATCCCGCCGGGTCGGTCAAGGACCGGCTGGCGCTCAGTATCATCGAGGAGGCTGAGCGCGATGGAACCCTGAGCCCGGGCCAGACGGTGGTCGAAGCGACGTCGGGCAACACCGGCATCGGACTGGCCATGGTCTGCGCGGCGAAGGGGTATCCGTTGGTGGTGACGATGGCCGACAGCTTTTCTGTCGAGCGCCGCAAGCTGATGCGGATGATGGGGGCAAAGGTCGTGCTCACGCCGCGCGCTGAAAAGGGCTTCGGCATGTATCGCAAGGCGGTGGAACTGGCTGAGGCGCATGGCTGGTTCCTTGCACGTCAGTTCGAGACGGAGGCCAATGCCCGCATCCACGAGAACACAACCGCCCGTGAGATCCTTGCCGATTTCAAGGGCGAGCGGCTGGATTACTGGGTCACGGGCTATGGCACGGGCGGCACGGTGACGGGCGTGGGTCGCGTTCTGCGCCGCGAGCGACCCGAAACCAGGATCGTGCTGTCGGAACCCGCCAATGCGCAGCTTCTGGGCAGCGGTCACACACAGGCACGCAATCCCGACCGCTCTCCCGCCGAAAGCCATCCCGCATTCGAGCCTCACCCGATCCAGGGCTGGACTCCTGATTTCATACCCGATGTCCTGCAGGAAGCGGTGGATGACGCGCTTTATGACGAGTTGATCCCCGTGGCCGGCGCCGATGGCATTGCCTGGGCGCAAAAACTGGCACGGCGGGAAGGCATCCTGACAGGCATCTCGGGAGGAGCGACTTTCGCCGTCGCCATGCAGATCGCTGAACGGGCCGAGCCGGGCAGCGTGATCCTCTGCATGCTGCCCGACACGGGCGAACGCTACATGTCGACGCCGCTATTCGAAGCCATCGCCGGAGAAATGACCGATGAGGAAAGCGCACTGTCGCGGTCGACGCCCGGTTTCCAGATGGCCGCCGAATAG